One genomic segment of Candidatus Berkiella aquae includes these proteins:
- the flgG gene encoding flagellar basal-body rod protein FlgG, translating into MHPALWVSVTGLDAQDTNVRVISNNLANVSTTGYKKSRAVFEDLFYQNVRQPGAQATEQNEIPSGLMLGAGVRTLATQKIQTQGNLIQTQNPLDLAINGQGYFQILRPDNSTAYTRDGSFQLSSTGQIVTANGYPLQPALTIPNNALSITVGNDGTVSVLVEGNAIPSQIGTIQLADFINPTGLQPIGENQFVETGSSGSPTTGNPGQNDLGLLYQGSLESSNVNVVEELVRLIEVQRAYEMNAKAVETVDGMLQYLSQTM; encoded by the coding sequence ATGCATCCAGCACTCTGGGTTAGTGTCACGGGGTTAGACGCACAAGATACCAATGTGCGAGTTATTTCAAATAACTTAGCTAACGTGAGCACGACAGGCTATAAAAAGAGTCGAGCGGTATTTGAAGATCTGTTTTACCAAAATGTAAGACAACCTGGTGCTCAAGCCACCGAACAAAATGAAATCCCATCGGGTTTGATGTTGGGGGCGGGTGTTAGAACGCTTGCGACACAAAAAATTCAAACGCAAGGTAATTTAATACAAACCCAAAACCCATTAGATCTGGCGATTAATGGTCAAGGTTATTTCCAAATTTTACGACCCGATAATTCCACGGCTTATACCCGTGACGGTTCCTTTCAACTTTCAAGCACCGGGCAAATTGTGACAGCAAATGGCTATCCGCTACAGCCTGCGCTGACCATTCCGAACAATGCACTCAGCATCACGGTGGGTAATGATGGTACCGTTTCGGTACTGGTTGAAGGTAACGCCATTCCTAGCCAAATTGGTACCATTCAATTGGCAGACTTTATCAATCCAACGGGGTTACAACCCATTGGTGAAAATCAATTTGTTGAGACAGGTTCAAGTGGTTCACCCACAACCGGCAATCCAGGTCAAAACGATTTGGGTTTACTCTATCAAGGTTCATTAGAAAGCTCTAACGTTAATGTGGTTGAAGAATTAGTGCGTTTAATTGAAGTACAACGTGCTTATGAAATGAACGCAAAAGCGGTCGAAACGGTCGATGGCATGTTGCAATATTTATCACAAACCATGTAA
- the flgL gene encoding flagellar hook-associated protein FlgL gives MRVSSVDIYRRTVDSLMAQQSTISDLQLKISAGKKIINSSDDPIGATQASNLRYEISKFNQFIKNADAAKNILEYEDSILDSVVNIYQRIRELAINAGNASLGRDDREAVATEMEERLLELQDLVNAKDANGDYLFSGYKSKVQTVIKAADGQYVFQGDEGNRNVALSNTTSLTILDSGKGVFFNIPTDTVIGTVTSGVATLTNTPSGLVNAGTLTPLASTDLRINDVLIPASELDGISTTDAASSAIAIARAINSKIADHGVHAIVNPNSVDLGAYTPASLVGSQFSINGIAVLDNIGTEDSLLSAINLLTSQTGVIATQPGGAGTAVILTAQDGRNIQLQTSGGATASFANFNLTGAALDEVARSTVTLRSHEAFNIQGAFPSHAGFTAGTYSPSTNAGSGLITKPAIIDNITNLNETYSIVFNNPPSTFSIVADSDPGTPLEGFSNVTYVPGQNIDFLGIRVVITGTPSAGDIFGLEVEAKATQDVFTTINTLITSIRNFGFEPIRYSYEIGQALNNISYAESRLIETRAEVGVRINIADSQKDFNDKLNVLTQSILSEVEDLDYTEAITKLTQNSFILQAAQQSFVKVQGLSIFNYLR, from the coding sequence ATGAGAGTTTCATCAGTTGATATTTATCGTAGAACCGTTGATAGCTTAATGGCGCAGCAGTCTACGATTAGCGATTTACAATTAAAGATCTCAGCAGGTAAAAAAATTATCAATTCTTCTGATGATCCCATTGGGGCAACGCAAGCTTCAAACTTACGTTATGAAATCAGTAAATTTAATCAATTTATTAAAAATGCTGATGCTGCCAAAAACATCTTAGAGTATGAAGATTCTATTTTAGATTCGGTCGTCAATATCTACCAGAGAATAAGAGAGCTTGCTATTAATGCCGGGAATGCAAGCCTTGGGCGTGATGATAGAGAAGCAGTTGCAACTGAAATGGAAGAAAGATTGTTAGAGTTGCAAGATTTAGTGAATGCCAAAGATGCTAATGGTGATTATCTTTTCTCTGGTTATAAATCTAAAGTACAAACTGTCATTAAAGCAGCCGATGGCCAATATGTTTTTCAAGGTGATGAAGGTAACCGCAATGTCGCTTTAAGCAATACCACCTCTTTAACCATATTAGATTCTGGAAAAGGGGTTTTCTTTAACATTCCAACCGATACCGTGATAGGCACAGTCACCTCGGGAGTGGCAACATTAACCAATACGCCATCGGGGTTAGTGAATGCAGGAACATTAACACCACTTGCTTCAACTGATTTACGGATTAACGATGTTCTCATTCCAGCAAGTGAACTTGATGGAATTTCAACAACCGATGCCGCAAGCAGTGCCATTGCGATTGCTAGAGCAATTAATAGTAAAATTGCTGATCATGGGGTTCATGCCATTGTGAATCCTAATTCCGTTGATTTAGGTGCTTATACGCCAGCGTCTCTGGTTGGCTCACAATTTAGCATTAATGGCATTGCGGTTTTAGATAACATAGGCACGGAAGATTCATTATTATCGGCCATTAATTTGCTCACTTCGCAAACAGGTGTTATTGCCACACAGCCAGGTGGTGCAGGAACCGCTGTCATTCTAACGGCACAAGATGGGCGTAATATTCAATTACAGACCAGCGGTGGCGCAACCGCATCTTTTGCCAATTTTAATTTAACAGGTGCTGCATTAGATGAAGTTGCCCGTTCAACTGTCACACTACGTAGTCATGAAGCTTTTAATATTCAAGGTGCTTTTCCCAGTCATGCTGGTTTTACAGCGGGAACCTATTCACCATCAACCAATGCGGGCTCTGGGCTCATAACCAAACCAGCTATTATCGATAACATTACCAATCTTAATGAAACCTATTCGATTGTTTTTAACAATCCCCCCAGTACTTTCAGTATTGTGGCCGATTCTGATCCTGGTACCCCTTTAGAGGGCTTTAGTAATGTTACCTATGTTCCAGGACAAAATATTGATTTTTTAGGGATCCGAGTGGTGATTACCGGAACGCCAAGTGCCGGGGATATTTTTGGGCTCGAGGTCGAAGCCAAAGCAACGCAAGATGTTTTTACGACTATCAATACGCTGATTACCAGTATTAGAAACTTTGGTTTTGAACCGATACGTTATTCTTATGAAATAGGGCAAGCGTTGAACAATATTAGCTACGCTGAGTCTCGTTTAATTGAGACCCGAGCAGAAGTCGGTGTTAGAATTAATATTGCCGATAGCCAAAAAGATTTTAATGACAAATTAAATGTTTTAACGCAAAGTATTTTAAGCGAAGTAGAAGATCTAGACTACACAGAAGCGATTACGAAATTAACACAAAACTCTTTTATTCTCCAAGCAGCTCAGCAAAGCTTTGTTAAGGTACAAGGTTTAAGCATCTTTAACTATTTGCGTTAG
- a CDS encoding flagellin N-terminal helical domain-containing protein translates to MPQVINTNIASINAQRNLTKSGEMLATSLQRLSSGLRINSAKDDAAGLAISTRFTSQIQGLSQASRNANDAISLSQVAEGALQEVTNILQRSRELSIQSANGTNSSSDRAAIQDEVNQLKQELTRIATTTTFNGLNILNGELRNALFQVGAEANQTIGVTIRDTRATAIGSNQMKTDNADGLEGATRKQLYIGTVGGTGGAALGAEVAVAQANAATNGYSASNFTVSSVSSSGVTTTQTAAVAADDQANTIATNLSALTGVKARGFNEVTVSNLATMDAATNITLNGQVISSGATTTADSIATAINANATLQGQGIYAVGNGTSIDIIGLDGRDMVFASTAGTGVFDMVGLRGGAATTLVATQSTTFGGRVDIELSERYTISSDVDSIIINGQATTVAVGDGTITDRINNTTISANNLNNNIGAQNLNLVGSAGAATVAVTAGQSADSIVTAINAVSGSTGVTAEARTTATLSNLTANGTVSFAIYGDNAIGANVSATVTSSDLTALMSAINNVAGTTGITAALGSDNSSVVLTHQTGKNIVLQNFTHSAAVDFAAPSVTPVSGTGSNIVAPVEQSITVTGNADTNTGTSVKLYDGGARTNFDTTVIGGEITFLSADAFNVASDISGLASTGTSLFAGGANTANSSTLLDVGQIDVSTQAGANAAISIIDGALDQISQVRAELGAVQNRFGSTISNLANGVENLQAARSRIQDADFAQETANMTKAQILQQAGIAILAQANSLPQNVLALLNG, encoded by the coding sequence ATGCCACAAGTAATTAATACGAATATTGCGTCTATTAATGCGCAACGTAACTTAACGAAATCCGGTGAAATGTTAGCGACTTCATTGCAACGACTCTCATCAGGTCTTCGCATTAATAGTGCGAAAGACGATGCTGCTGGTCTTGCAATTAGTACTCGTTTTACTTCACAAATCCAAGGTTTATCCCAAGCTTCTCGTAACGCGAATGACGCTATTTCGCTTTCTCAGGTAGCGGAAGGTGCGTTACAAGAAGTAACCAATATTTTACAACGTTCACGCGAACTGTCGATTCAGTCAGCAAACGGTACGAATAGCTCTTCTGACCGCGCAGCGATTCAGGATGAGGTAAACCAACTTAAACAAGAATTAACGCGTATTGCAACAACAACGACGTTCAACGGTTTAAATATTTTAAACGGTGAATTACGTAATGCGCTATTCCAAGTAGGTGCTGAAGCCAACCAAACTATTGGTGTAACCATTCGTGATACACGTGCAACAGCGATTGGTAGTAACCAAATGAAAACGGATAACGCCGATGGTCTTGAAGGTGCTACCCGTAAACAATTATATATTGGTACAGTAGGTGGTACAGGTGGTGCAGCATTAGGTGCTGAAGTTGCGGTCGCTCAAGCAAACGCGGCAACGAACGGTTACAGTGCTTCCAATTTTACCGTCTCTAGCGTTAGCTCATCCGGCGTAACAACAACGCAAACCGCTGCAGTTGCTGCCGATGATCAAGCCAATACCATTGCGACTAACTTATCCGCTTTAACGGGTGTGAAAGCGCGTGGTTTTAACGAAGTGACCGTTAGCAACTTGGCAACCATGGACGCTGCCACCAACATTACGTTAAATGGTCAAGTTATTTCTAGTGGTGCAACCACCACGGCAGATAGCATTGCAACCGCTATTAACGCGAATGCAACGTTACAAGGTCAAGGGATATATGCAGTAGGTAATGGTACAAGCATTGACATCATTGGTCTTGATGGTCGTGACATGGTATTCGCAAGCACGGCAGGTACCGGTGTATTTGATATGGTTGGTTTACGCGGCGGTGCAGCAACGACCCTCGTTGCAACACAATCAACCACATTTGGTGGCCGTGTTGATATCGAATTGAGTGAACGTTACACCATTTCATCCGATGTTGACTCCATTATTATTAATGGTCAAGCAACAACGGTTGCAGTGGGTGATGGTACGATTACCGATAGAATCAACAATACCACGATTTCTGCTAATAACCTCAATAACAACATTGGTGCGCAAAACCTCAACTTAGTAGGTAGTGCAGGGGCGGCAACCGTTGCTGTGACAGCTGGTCAATCAGCAGATAGTATTGTAACCGCTATCAATGCTGTTTCAGGTTCAACCGGTGTGACAGCTGAAGCACGAACGACCGCAACTTTATCGAATTTAACCGCCAATGGTACGGTTAGTTTCGCTATTTATGGTGATAACGCGATTGGTGCCAACGTATCTGCAACGGTTACCAGCTCAGATTTAACTGCATTAATGAGCGCTATCAATAACGTTGCCGGTACAACGGGTATTACTGCTGCATTAGGTAGTGATAACTCTTCTGTAGTGTTGACTCACCAAACCGGTAAAAATATTGTGTTACAAAACTTTACGCATAGTGCAGCGGTTGATTTTGCCGCGCCTTCTGTAACACCAGTTTCTGGTACAGGTAGCAATATTGTTGCCCCTGTTGAGCAATCGATTACCGTAACCGGTAATGCAGATACCAACACCGGCACTTCTGTTAAATTGTATGATGGTGGTGCTCGCACCAACTTCGACACAACTGTGATTGGTGGTGAAATTACCTTCTTATCAGCAGATGCATTTAACGTAGCTTCTGATATTTCAGGTTTAGCTTCCACCGGTACCTCATTATTTGCAGGTGGCGCTAATACCGCTAACTCTTCAACCTTGTTAGACGTAGGTCAGATTGACGTTAGTACGCAAGCTGGTGCTAATGCTGCCATTTCTATCATCGACGGCGCATTAGACCAAATCAGCCAAGTCCGCGCTGAGTTGGGTGCTGTGCAAAACCGATTTGGTAGCACTATTTCAAACTTGGCAAACGGTGTTGAAAACTTGCAAGCTGCACGTTCGCGAATTCAAGATGCTGACTTTGCACAAGAAACCGCGAATATGACTAAAGCGCAGATCTTGCAACAAGCAGGTATTGCTATTTTGGCACAAGCTAACTCGTTACCACAAAACGTTTTAGCATTGCTAAATGGCTAA
- the flgJ gene encoding flagellar assembly peptidoglycan hydrolase FlgJ: METKYVNTFNYYDFSALKQLKSEADSENEASLKVIASQLESVFLQLVMKNMQDANESFKSDMFSRDKEDFYQDMLNQQMALSLSKAGGIGLADMIVQQLKGAGKTLPQQTGMLPLVAQSNKMKKEEQFEVPFAIQAQVETNTEPNAQPTSKVNEFVEALLPIAKQVAGMIGIDPKLLIAQSALETGWGKHMIHDENQVNANNLFGVKAFSSRDEQVTAQTTEYVDNQPIRQQAAFKSYSSMMDSLLDYVKLLQTKRYEKALANVEDPKAFLTELQNAGYATDPQYANKVLAIYENHPYLNEV, translated from the coding sequence ATGGAAACAAAATACGTTAATACCTTTAATTACTATGACTTTTCAGCACTGAAACAGCTCAAAAGTGAGGCAGACAGTGAAAATGAAGCTTCATTAAAAGTTATCGCGAGCCAGTTAGAATCCGTGTTTTTACAATTAGTCATGAAAAACATGCAAGATGCGAATGAATCTTTTAAATCCGATATGTTTTCGCGTGATAAAGAAGATTTTTATCAAGATATGCTAAATCAGCAAATGGCATTATCACTCTCAAAAGCCGGTGGTATCGGTTTGGCAGACATGATTGTGCAACAACTAAAAGGTGCAGGTAAAACGCTACCACAGCAAACCGGCATGCTGCCTTTAGTTGCCCAATCGAATAAAATGAAAAAAGAAGAGCAATTCGAAGTGCCTTTCGCTATTCAAGCGCAAGTTGAAACAAACACTGAACCAAATGCACAGCCAACGTCCAAAGTGAATGAGTTTGTTGAAGCTTTATTGCCTATTGCAAAGCAAGTTGCTGGCATGATTGGGATTGATCCCAAACTGTTAATTGCCCAATCTGCTTTAGAAACGGGCTGGGGCAAACATATGATTCATGATGAAAATCAGGTTAATGCTAACAACTTGTTTGGCGTGAAAGCATTTTCATCACGTGATGAACAAGTGACAGCACAAACCACGGAATACGTTGATAATCAGCCGATTCGTCAGCAAGCCGCTTTCAAATCCTATAGTTCGATGATGGATAGTTTATTAGATTACGTCAAACTACTCCAAACCAAACGTTATGAAAAAGCGCTCGCAAATGTTGAAGATCCAAAAGCCTTTTTGACAGAGCTACAAAATGCAGGTTACGCAACCGATCCGCAGTATGCCAATAAAGTATTAGCGATTTACGAAAATCATCCTTATTTAAATGAAGTATAA
- a CDS encoding flagellar basal body L-ring protein FlgH, whose product MKMKTKLISLIVPALTLLLGACTNLVEFPNDPNYAPIIPERFPVQTPDMGSIYYLQQGTSLSLYEDIKAHHVGDLITVFLTEKTDATKKAENTYKKNDQNTTPEPNLFGTQAEWKFPKELPIPLQTTANLGLATNINSQRSFTGTSDGKQNNKLTGTISVMVTQIYPNGNLYVRGEKWVKINDGNEYIRLSGIIRPEDVNPNNTIDSNRIADARISYSGTGTFANQNKQGWLTRFLSSPYWPI is encoded by the coding sequence ATGAAAATGAAAACAAAATTGATTAGCCTTATTGTTCCAGCGCTTACCCTCTTATTAGGGGCATGTACTAATTTGGTTGAGTTCCCGAATGATCCAAACTATGCGCCGATTATTCCTGAACGCTTCCCTGTTCAAACGCCTGATATGGGGTCGATTTACTATTTGCAACAAGGTACATCGTTATCTTTATATGAAGATATCAAAGCACATCATGTCGGTGATTTGATTACGGTATTCCTGACCGAAAAAACAGATGCGACCAAAAAAGCAGAAAACACATATAAAAAGAACGATCAAAACACCACGCCTGAGCCCAATTTGTTCGGTACGCAAGCCGAATGGAAGTTTCCTAAAGAGCTGCCCATTCCTTTGCAAACCACGGCTAATTTAGGGTTGGCGACCAATATTAACTCGCAACGCTCATTTACTGGTACCTCTGATGGTAAACAGAATAATAAATTAACAGGTACTATTTCGGTTATGGTGACGCAAATTTATCCCAACGGGAATTTATATGTCAGAGGCGAAAAGTGGGTTAAAATTAATGATGGGAATGAGTATATTCGGCTCTCAGGCATTATTCGCCCAGAAGATGTGAATCCGAATAATACCATCGATTCGAATCGTATAGCCGATGCACGAATATCTTATAGTGGCACAGGCACTTTTGCGAATCAAAATAAACAGGGTTGGTTAACACGATTCTTATCAAGCCCTTACTGGCCAATTTAA
- the flgK gene encoding flagellar hook-associated protein FlgK produces the protein MSDMLSIGTTGLGAAQKSLDTISHNISNANTPGYSRQTTLLAARESVQMGQSFTGTGVEVRGTRRIVDQFLTTSLQTQQANFSQYDSFSQVINQLDNIFSDPSTGLSNVLNSFFNAIQDLNANPDSVSARQLLLSQAQVLENRFVDLSERISSQFYNINTQLNGAINQINSLAEQIAQINVKIVNTSNNAFAEAPNDLLDLREELVLELSQYAATSTTIQDNGSMNVFIGNGQAIVMNGTSNRLAAFPNVIDATRTDIAIITATSTEVISSNLKGGQVGGLLSLQDDVLMPSQNALGRIAITLSSSFNAQHQKGVDFEGNLGNKFFNDPNEISSTLNRTLKNRGNTGNAVFSVKINPISIATTTSQTYSVPSNLVDAGTLLPITLGMFSLNDSIIRATVPADDPYSTSDATGSAIAIANAINASSAAHEVTATPEQNVVYLGQFTAGAFAAGEFMINGINIVSAGMNEAMLLQDINALTLQTGVVASGDGTGKIMLVASDGRNIQLSSNGLSTGATFSYFDTQGGVALDKVSRASVLLFSQNNSIKIAGANPAAVGFTAGTVPQAASSLTTDNYNLEYDGTFYTLRNRTYNTVTAQSLIPYFNVDGMTIELQAGAMAVNDSFIIQPTRSGAHDFSVAINNPNFIALGAPVRVNGSLNNRGDVQISLVEITDTSGLPVSVDGVLGNAFSTKGTLSPPIQIEFTSQTSYRVFDVSAGLPGVQIGPDQPYDPSSLNQAVFPIFGVINASLPGPNPTYVYDPGYRVTLQGTPQAGDIFTIQYNNDASGDNRNGLKLANLQSEKTMVNHSATFQDGFAQLVGDIGTKASQAKVNAGSSANLLSFIESRRNEVSGVNLDEEAANLLRFEQAYQAAAQVILVAKSIFDALMDLMR, from the coding sequence ATGAGTGATATGTTAAGTATCGGAACCACAGGTCTTGGGGCGGCACAAAAGTCGTTAGATACGATCTCACATAACATTTCGAACGCCAATACACCAGGATACAGTCGGCAAACGACGTTATTAGCAGCACGCGAATCGGTGCAAATGGGCCAATCGTTTACTGGCACCGGGGTTGAAGTACGTGGTACCCGACGAATTGTTGATCAATTCTTAACAACTTCATTACAAACGCAGCAGGCTAATTTTAGCCAATATGATAGCTTTTCCCAAGTGATCAACCAATTAGATAATATTTTTTCAGATCCAAGTACTGGTTTATCAAACGTTTTGAACTCCTTTTTTAATGCGATACAAGACTTAAATGCGAATCCTGATTCTGTTTCTGCCAGACAGTTGCTTCTTTCACAAGCGCAAGTGCTAGAAAATCGTTTCGTCGACTTATCTGAACGGATTTCTTCACAATTTTATAATATTAATACTCAGTTGAATGGCGCTATCAATCAAATCAATAGTCTCGCTGAACAAATAGCGCAAATTAACGTCAAAATTGTGAATACAAGCAATAATGCTTTTGCTGAAGCCCCAAATGATTTATTAGATCTGCGAGAAGAGTTAGTATTGGAACTTTCTCAATATGCTGCTACATCAACGACCATTCAAGATAATGGCTCAATGAATGTGTTTATTGGTAATGGACAAGCCATTGTGATGAATGGTACCAGCAACCGTCTGGCGGCTTTCCCGAATGTAATCGATGCGACGCGGACCGATATCGCGATTATCACGGCGACATCTACTGAAGTAATTAGCTCCAATTTAAAAGGAGGACAAGTTGGCGGCTTATTATCATTGCAAGACGATGTCTTAATGCCCTCACAAAATGCATTGGGTCGTATTGCCATTACTTTGAGTAGTTCTTTTAATGCACAACACCAAAAAGGGGTAGATTTTGAAGGGAATTTAGGCAATAAATTTTTTAATGATCCTAATGAAATTTCTAGCACACTCAATCGTACCCTTAAAAATCGTGGCAATACCGGAAATGCGGTTTTTTCAGTAAAAATTAATCCTATATCCATTGCTACCACGACGTCGCAAACTTACTCAGTGCCATCTAACTTAGTTGATGCAGGAACTTTATTACCGATAACGCTGGGCATGTTCTCACTCAATGATTCTATCATCAGAGCAACGGTGCCCGCTGATGACCCATATTCAACCTCCGATGCCACAGGCAGTGCAATTGCTATTGCAAATGCCATTAATGCTTCGAGTGCTGCACATGAAGTGACTGCAACTCCTGAGCAAAATGTCGTGTATCTTGGACAATTTACGGCAGGTGCGTTTGCTGCGGGTGAATTCATGATTAATGGTATTAACATCGTTTCAGCGGGTATGAATGAAGCGATGCTACTCCAAGATATTAATGCATTAACGTTGCAAACCGGTGTTGTCGCATCAGGAGATGGGACAGGTAAAATTATGCTGGTTGCCAGTGATGGGCGTAATATTCAGCTATCATCTAATGGTTTGTCAACAGGAGCGACGTTTAGTTATTTTGACACCCAAGGTGGTGTTGCACTTGATAAAGTATCAAGAGCCAGCGTATTGCTTTTTTCACAGAATAATTCGATCAAAATTGCGGGGGCTAACCCTGCAGCCGTTGGTTTTACAGCAGGGACGGTACCTCAAGCAGCCTCAAGCCTCACCACCGATAATTACAATCTTGAATATGATGGCACTTTTTATACGTTGAGGAATCGAACTTATAATACAGTGACGGCTCAATCACTCATACCGTATTTTAACGTCGATGGTATGACTATCGAATTGCAAGCAGGTGCAATGGCGGTGAATGACAGCTTCATCATTCAGCCTACGCGTAGTGGAGCGCACGATTTTAGCGTTGCAATTAATAATCCCAATTTTATTGCATTAGGTGCTCCTGTTCGAGTTAATGGCAGTTTAAATAATCGTGGTGACGTACAAATTTCTCTGGTAGAAATTACCGATACTAGTGGTTTGCCTGTTTCAGTTGATGGTGTGTTAGGGAATGCTTTTAGTACTAAAGGAACATTATCTCCCCCCATCCAGATTGAATTTACATCACAAACCAGCTATCGCGTATTTGACGTTTCTGCAGGATTGCCTGGCGTGCAAATTGGCCCTGATCAACCTTATGATCCCAGTAGCCTCAATCAAGCCGTATTTCCTATTTTTGGAGTCATCAATGCGTCTTTGCCAGGACCCAACCCGACCTATGTTTATGATCCAGGCTATCGAGTTACATTGCAAGGTACGCCCCAAGCTGGTGATATTTTTACCATTCAGTATAACAATGATGCATCAGGAGATAACCGTAACGGCTTAAAATTAGCTAATTTGCAATCAGAAAAGACCATGGTAAATCATTCTGCCACATTTCAAGATGGATTTGCTCAACTGGTTGGTGATATTGGTACCAAAGCATCTCAAGCGAAAGTCAATGCTGGATCAAGCGCTAATTTACTCAGTTTTATTGAGTCACGTCGCAATGAAGTTTCCGGTGTTAATCTTGATGAAGAAGCCGCTAATTTATTACGCTTTGAACAAGCCTATCAAGCTGCTGCGCAAGTGATATTGGTGGCAAAAAGTATTTTTGATGCATTAATGGATTTAATGAGATAA
- a CDS encoding flagellar basal body P-ring protein FlgI, producing MRIKWIGFLGLLLINLAHAERIKDLTVIQGVRSNQLIGYGLVVGLNGTGDSEEFTKQSFKNMLNKLGVTIPDNINPGIKNVAAVALHAELPAFTKPGQKIDVTVSSLGNAKSLRGGTLLLAPLKGADGNVYAVAQGSLVVGGLSAEGEDGSKITVNVPSIGRIPNGAIVERGVPSPFTQSDVLIFNLHYADFTTAKRLTEVINEYIGPGTATPLDGSSIKVHVPCDLTEKVTFISALENLELVPGEMRARIVVNSRTGTIVIGKHVTVGPAAIAHGNLVVTVSETQQVSQPQPLSLGLTAETVKSEISVNQPNSRMFLFDSKVSLESIVNAVNRVGTAPGDLVAILEALKQAGALQADLEII from the coding sequence ATGAGAATAAAATGGATTGGATTCTTAGGTTTATTGTTAATCAATTTGGCACATGCTGAACGGATTAAAGATCTGACTGTTATTCAAGGGGTTCGTAGTAACCAGTTAATCGGTTACGGTCTGGTTGTGGGTTTAAATGGGACGGGCGATTCAGAAGAATTTACCAAGCAGTCATTTAAAAACATGTTAAATAAATTAGGGGTGACCATTCCTGATAATATTAACCCGGGCATTAAAAACGTGGCAGCGGTGGCACTGCATGCAGAGCTGCCTGCCTTCACCAAACCGGGGCAAAAAATTGATGTCACCGTTTCATCACTGGGTAATGCAAAAAGCTTACGAGGCGGTACCTTACTCTTAGCGCCTTTAAAAGGGGCAGATGGTAACGTTTATGCGGTGGCACAAGGGAGCTTAGTCGTTGGTGGCTTGTCTGCTGAAGGTGAAGACGGCTCTAAAATCACCGTCAATGTTCCCTCCATTGGTCGTATTCCCAATGGTGCGATTGTGGAAAGAGGCGTACCAAGCCCCTTTACCCAAAGCGATGTACTCATTTTTAACCTGCATTATGCCGATTTTACCACTGCCAAAAGGTTAACCGAGGTCATTAACGAATATATAGGTCCTGGAACCGCGACTCCTTTAGATGGCTCTTCCATTAAAGTGCATGTTCCTTGCGATCTGACGGAAAAAGTCACTTTTATTTCAGCACTTGAAAATTTAGAGCTGGTTCCTGGCGAAATGCGAGCACGAATCGTGGTTAATTCACGTACGGGTACCATTGTGATAGGTAAACATGTGACGGTGGGTCCTGCCGCCATTGCCCATGGCAACTTGGTTGTGACTGTTAGTGAAACTCAACAGGTTTCTCAGCCACAACCTTTATCATTAGGCTTAACCGCAGAGACAGTTAAGTCTGAAATATCGGTTAATCAACCCAATTCAAGAATGTTCTTATTCGATAGCAAAGTATCATTGGAATCAATCGTGAATGCGGTGAATAGAGTGGGCACAGCACCTGGCGATCTGGTTGCGATATTAGAAGCACTGAAACAAGCAGGTGCTTTGCAAGCCGATTTAGAGATTATTTAG